The following coding sequences lie in one Capsicum annuum cultivar UCD-10X-F1 chromosome 5, UCD10Xv1.1, whole genome shotgun sequence genomic window:
- the LOC107871424 gene encoding 2-alkenal reductase (NADP(+)-dependent): MENQVLGKTVENKQIIFKSYIEGIPKETDMELKIVKELNLEKVSKGSNGLLVKNLYLSCDPFMRGRMRDFTGSYLPPFVPGEVIEGFGVSKVLDSDNPDFKPGDIISGFTGWEEYSLVYNTDQMRKVQADDMPLSYHVGLLGMPGFTAYAGFYEVCKPKRGDYVLVSAASGAVGQLVGQLAKLYGCYVVGSAGTKQKVDILKDRLGFDGAFNYKEEADLDKALRRHFPEGIDIYFDNVGGSMLDAALLNMKIHGRIALCGMVSQQSLSNPQGIHNLLQLITKRVKMQGFLQSDYLHLFPRFLEDITSLYKQGKITYLEDMNEGLESAPAALVGLFSGQNTGKKVIRVAHH; encoded by the exons ATGGAGAACCAAGTACTAGGAAAAACAGTTGAGAACAAACAAATAATATTCAAAAGTTACATTGAAGGAATTCCAAAAGAAACTGATATGGAGTTGAAAATTGTAAAAGAATTGAATCTTGAAAAAGTTTCAAAAGGTTCAAATGGATTATTGGTGAAGAATTTGTATTTATCTTGTGATCCTTTTATGCGTGGACGAATGCGCGATTTTACCGGCTCTTACCTCCCTCCTTTTGTTCCAGGTGAG GTGATTGAAGGATTTGGCGTATCAAAAGTTTTAGACTCGGATAATCCAGACTTCAAGCCAGGCGATATAATCTCAGGTTTCACCGGTTGGGAAGAATACAGCTTAGTATACAATACCGATCAGATGAGGAAAGTTCAGGCCGATGATATGCCTTTGTCTTATCATGTCGGTCTTCTTG GCATGCCAGGTTTTACAGCGTATGCTGGATTTTACGAGGTTTGCAAACCTAAAAGAGGGGACTATGTTCTCGTTTCTGCTGCCTCAGGAGCCGTTGGTCAGCTTGTTGGCCAACTCGCGAAGTTATATGGATGCTACGTTGTAGGAAGTGCCGGAACAAAACAAAAA GTTGATATACTGAAGGATAGACTCGGATTCGATGGAGCATTCAACTACAAGGAAGAAGCGGACCTTGATAAAGCTCTCCGAAG ACATTTCCCCGAGGGGATTGACATTTACTTTGACAACGTTGGTGGATCCATGCTAGACGCAGCATTGCTCAACATGAAGATTCATGGCCGAATTGCCCTATGCGGAATGGTATCACAGCAAAGCCTTTCAAATCCACAAGGGATACACAACTTGTTACAGCTCATCACAAAGCGCGTTAAGATGCAAGGCTTCCTCCAGAGCGATTATCTACATCTATTCCCGCGCTTTCTTGAAGACATTACTAGCTTGTACAAGCAGGGAAAGATAACGTACTTAGAAGACATGAACGAAGGCCTTGAGAGCGCTCCGGCTGCCTTAGTTGGACTGTTTTCTGGACAGAATACCGGTAAAAAGGTCATCCGCGTTGCTCACCATTGA
- the LOC107871423 gene encoding probable methylenetetrahydrofolate reductase translates to MKVIEKIQESIKDDKVVFSFEFFPPKTEDGVDNLFERMERMVSHNPSFCDITWGAGGSTADLTLEIANRMQNMVCVETMMHLTCTNMPVEKIDHALENIKSNGIQNVLALRGDPPHGQDKFVQVEGGFACALDLVKHMRAKYGDYFGITVAGYPEAHPDVIPANGLATPEAYEKDLAYLKQKVDAGADLIVTQLFYDTDNFLKFVNDCRQIGITCPIVPGIMPINNYKGFLRMTGFCKTKIPAEITAALEPIKDNEEAVKAYGIHLGTEMCKKIMASGIKTLHLYTLNMEKSALAILMNLGFIEESKISRPLPWRRPTNVFRVKEDVRPIFWANRPKSYISRTIGWDEFPHGRWSNAQNPSYGALSDYQFMRARSRDKKLQEEWAVALNSVEDIYERFMNYCLGKLRSCPWSELDGLQAETKIIDEHLSNINTKGFLTINSQPAVNGAKSDAPLVGWGGPGGYVYQKAYLEFFCSREKLTTVVEKCKAFPFLTYMAVNKQGNFISNIHQIDVNAVTWGVFPAKEIVQPTIVDPVSFMVWKDEAFEIWSRGWAQLYPENDPSRKLLEQVQNSYFLVSLVDNDYINGDLFAIFKDI, encoded by the exons ATGAAGGTAATTGAGAAAATCCAAGAATCTATCAAAGATGACAAAGTAGTATTCTCCTTTGAATTTTTTCCACCAAAGACAGAAGATGGtgttgataatttatttgaaagaATGGAAAGAATGGTATCACATAATCCATCATTTTGTGATATAACATGGGGTGCTGGTGGTTCAACAGCAGATCTAACACTTGAAATTGCAAATagaatgcaaaatatggtgtgtgTTGAAACAATGATGCATTTAACTTGTACTAATATGCCTGTTGAGAAGATTGATCATGCTCTTGAAAATATTAAGAGTAATGGTATTCAAAATGTTCTTGCTCTTCGTGGTGATCCTCCTCATGGTCAAGATAAGTTTGTTCAAGTTGAAGGTGGCTTTGCTTGTGCTTTAGATCTG GTAAAGCACATGAGGGCCAAGTACGGCGACTACTTTGGGATAACTGTTGCGGGTTACCCAG AGGCACATCCCGATGTTATACCTGCTAATGGACTAGCTACACCAGAGGCATATGAAAAGGACCTTGCCTATCTCAAACAAAAG GTTGATGCTGGAGCTGATCTCATTGTAACTCAACTCTTCTATGATACTGATAATTTCCTCAAGTTCGTCAACGATTGTCGTCAAATTGGGATAACTTGTCCCATTGTTCCAGGAATCATGCCCATCAACAACTATAAGGGCTTCTTACGCATGACTGGATTTTGCAAAACTAAG ATCCCGGCAGAGATTACAGCTGCCTTGGAACCTATTAAGGATAACGAAGAGGCTGTCAAAGCATATGGAATTCACCTCGGAACTGAAATGTGCAAGAAGATTATGGCCAGTGGCATTAAGACTTTGCATCTTTATACATTAAACATGGAGAAATCCGCACTCGCCATTTTGATG AATCTTGGTTTTATAGAAGAGTCTAAAATTTCAAGGCCATTGCCTTGGAGACGTCCTACAAATGTTTTCCGTGTTAAAGAAGATGTTCGTCCTATATTCTG GGCAAACCGTCCAAAGAGCTACATCTCAAGGACCATTGGTTGGGATGAGTTTCCACATGGTAGATGGAGCAATGCTCAAAATCCGTCCTATGGAGCACTTAGTGATTATCAG TTCATGCGGGCACGTTCACGTGATAAGAAACTTCAAGAGGAATGGGCTGTTGCTCTCAATAGCGTGGAAGACATCTATGAG AGATTTATGAACTACTGTCTCGGGAAGCTGAGAAGTTGTCCGTGGTCTGAGTTAGATGGGCTTCAGGCAGAGACAAAGATCATCGATGAGCACTTGAGTAATATAAACACGAAAGGTTTCTTGACTATTAACAGCCAACCAGCAGTTAACGGTGCAAAATCTGATGCTCCTTTAGTTG GATGGGGTGGTCCTGGTGGATACGTTTATCAGAAGGCGTACTTAGAGTTCTTTTGCTCGCGCGAGAAGTTGACTACTGTTGTCGAGAAATGCAAGGCTTTCCCTTTCCTTACATACATGGCAGTGAACAAGCAAGGGAACTTCATTTCCAACATCCACCAAATCGATGTCAATGCAGTTACATGGGGCGTCTTCCCAGCTAAGGAGATTGTACAACCAACCATCGTTGATCCTGTAAGCTTCATGGTGTGGAAAGACGAGGCATTTGAAATCTGGTCGAGAGGTTGGGCTCAATTATACCCCGAGAATGATCCATCAAGAAAATTGCTCGAACAG GTTCAAAACAGTTACTTCTTGGTGAGCCTCGTCGATAACGATTACATCAATGGTGATTTGTTTGCCATCTTCAAGGATATTTGA
- the LOC107871422 gene encoding tyrosine-protein phosphatase DSP3 → MDMILQEDDGILVQPTNFSAVEDNCIYRCGFPQPSNFPFLQSLNLNSIICLSLEPYPEENLEFLKFNKVKLFQFGMDGTKEPSTMSRSAITEALKVLTDIRNHPVLIHCKRGKHRTGLVVGCLRKWQSWCLSSVMDEYKQFAGAKWRETDGRFLETFDVSCIRHCLESIIYTNYGSTKRCLLCIEEILQKPPMTSVL, encoded by the exons ATGGATATGATTTTACAAGAAGATGATGGTATTTTAGTGCAACCTACAAATTTCTCAGCAGTGGAAGATAACTGCATTTATAGATGTGGTTTCCCTCAGCCCTCCAATTTCCCATTTTTGCAATCACTCAATCTCAACTCTATCAT ATGTTTGAGTTTAGAGCCTTATCCTGAAGAAAACTTGGAGTTTCTTAAATTTAACAAAGTAAAGCTTTTCCAATTTGGAATGGATGGTACTAAG GAGCCATCGACTATGTCAAGGAGTGCTATAACGGAGGCTTTGAAAGTGCTAACGG ATATTAGAAATCATCCGGTTCTAATCCACTGCAAGCGCGGAAAG CATCGAACAGGCCTCGTTGTTGGTTGCCTAAGGAAATGGCAGAGTTGGTGTTTGTCTTCTGTGATGGATGAGTACAAGCAATTTGCTGGCGCGAAATGGAGGGAAACAGATGGGAGATTTCTCGAGACTTTTGATGTTTCGTGCATAAGGCATTGCCTCGAGAGCATTATCTACACGAACTATGGTTCAACGAAAAGATGTTTGCTATGTATAGAAGAAATTCTGCAGAAACCTCCGATGACTTCTGTTCTGTAG
- the LOC107871425 gene encoding uncharacterized protein LOC107871425 produces the protein MGLNNFYSDSTEHHHTHTHKIFLFVNYILLGASSSCIFLTLSLRLIPSLCGFFFILLHVFTICGAVFGCATVSAPHAGADSKWYGARMVSSVLTAIFQGSVFVLIFTKTGDFLGNLKSYVREEDGVVILRLAGGLCALIFCLEWVVLTLAFFLKYYAYAEGNNGNVAMKNRGKGEDNDEDIKNWPWPFQV, from the coding sequence ATGGGGTTGAACAACTTCTACTCAGATTCAACTGAACatcatcacacacacacacacaaaatctTCCTTTTTGTTAACTACATTCTTCTTGGTGCATCTTCTAGTTGCATTTTCTTGACTCTTTCCCTACGTTTAATCCCTTCCCTCTGTGGATTCTTCTTCATCCTCCTCCACGTATTCACTATATGTGGCGCAGTCTTTGGCTGCGCCACAGTGTCAGCACCTCATGCAGGTGCTGACAGCAAGTGGTACGGAGCACGTATGGTGTCGTCCGTACTCACAGCAATATTCCAAGGCTCAGTTTTCGTGCTGATCTTCACGAAAACTGGGGATTTCCTAGGGAATTTGAAGTCTTATGTGAGGGAAGAAGATGGTGTTGTGATTTTAAGATTGGCTGGTGGATTATGTGCTTTGATTTTTTGTCTTGAATGGGTTGTACTTACACTTGCATTTTTCTTGAAATACTATGCTTATGCTGAGGGAAATAATGGAAATGTCGCCATGAAGAATAGAGGTAAAGGTGAAGATAATGATGAAGATATCAAGAATTGGCCATGGCCTTTTCAAGTCTAA